Proteins co-encoded in one Malus sylvestris chromosome 9, drMalSylv7.2, whole genome shotgun sequence genomic window:
- the LOC126582181 gene encoding uncharacterized protein LOC126582181, protein MSGPSDRRFDLNLVEEAAPPSPDNIWRPSFVSPTGPLTVGDSVMKNDMTAAVVARNLLTPKDNRLLSKRSDELSVKDSLALSVQCAGSVSNMAQRLFARTRQVESLAAEVMSLKQEIRGLKHENKQLHRLAHDYATNMKRKLDQMKESDGQVLLDHQRFVGLFQRHLLPSSSGAVPRNEAPNDQSLMPPPSRVLSSTEAPNDPPPVPSLSGALPTAETSPKQPL, encoded by the coding sequence atgtctggcccctccgaccgtcgttttgacttgaaccttgttgaagaggcagccccgccttctccagacaacatatggcgcccatccttcgtctcccctactggtcctcttaccgttggggattccgtgatgaagaatgatatgaccgctgcggtagtggccaggaaccttctcactcccaaagataacagactactttccaaacggtctgatgagttgtctgttaaggattctctggctctcagtgttcagtgtgcaggttctgtgtctaatatggcccaacgcctatttgctcgaacccgccaagttgaatcattggcggctgaagtgatgagtctcaaacaggagattagagggctcaagcatgagaataaacagttgcaccggctcgcgcatgactatgctacaaacatgaagaggaagcttgaccagatgaaggaatctgatggtcaggttttacttgatcatcagagatttgtgggtttgttccaaaggcatttattgccttcgtcttctggggctgtaccgcgtaatgaggctccaaatgatcaatctctgatgcctcctccttctagggttttgtccagtactgaggctccgaatgatccccctccggtgccttctctttctggggctctaccgactgctgagacttctcctaagcaacctttgtga
- the LOC126582171 gene encoding chaperone protein ClpB3, chloroplastic-like translates to MASAASFASGVGLLHLPQSVSPKCCNKASVFARPHHSLSFNSQPDSFRALISRQSTPNGAFRTGLRRLGRNSRPFVVRCDASTGNGRITQQDFTEMAWQAIVSSPEVAKENKHQIVETEHLLKALLEQKNGLARRIFSKAGVDNTRLLEATDKYIQRQPKVLGESSGSVLGRDLEALIQRARDYKKEYGDSFVSVEHLVLGFAQDQRFGKQLFRDFQLTKESLKSAIESIRGRQSVIDQDPEGKYEALERYGKDLTAMAKAGKLDPVIGRDDEIRRCIQILSRRTKNNPVLIGEPGVGKTAISEGLAQRIVQGDVPQALMNRKLISLDMGSLIAGAKYRGEFEDRLKAVLREVTESEGQIILFIDEIHTVVGAGATNGAMDAGNLLKPMLGRGELRCIGATTLDEYRKYIEKDPALERRFQQVYVDQPTVEDTISILRGLRERYELHHGVRISDGALVEAAILSDRYISGRFLPDKAIDLVDEAAAKLKMEITSKPTALDEINRSVLKLEMERLSLTNDTDKASKERLNRLEAELSLLKEKQSELAEQWEHEKSVMTRIQSIKEEIDRVNLEIQQAEREYDLNRAAELKYGSLNSLQRQLGGAEKELDEYMRSGKSMLREEVTGSDIAEIVSKWTGIPVSKLQQSEREKLLHLEDELHKRVVGQDPAVRSVAEAIQRSRAGLSDPHRPIASFMFMGPTGVGKTELAKALASYMFNTEEALVRIDMSEYMEKHAVSRLIGAPPGYVGYEEGGQLTEVVRRRPYSVILFDEIEKAHSDVFNVFLQILDDGRITDSQGRTVSFTNTVIIMTSNVGSQYILNADDDSTPRELAYETIKQRVMEAARSIFRPEFMNRVDEYIVFQPLDRDQISRIVKLQLDRVQKRIADRKMKLKVSDAALQLLGSLGYDPNYGARPVKRVIQQYVENELAKGILRGEFREEDTVFIDTEVTAFSNGQLPQQKLVFRTLETDSESPATENQEALSETR, encoded by the exons ATGGCGTCGGCGGCCTCGTTCGCTTCCGGGGTCGGTCTACTTCATCTTCCCCAATCTGTTTCTCCCAAATGCTGCAATAAAGCTTCCGTCTTTGCCCGCCCCCACCACTCCCTCAGCTTCAATTCCCAACCCGACTCCTTCCGGGCCTTAATTTCGAGGCAATCGACTCCGAACGGTGCGTTCCGAACTGGGCTGCGGCGACTCGGTCGGAATTCGAGGCCTTTCGTCGTGCGCTGTGATGCTTCGACTGGAAATGGAAGG ATTACACAGCAGGATTTTACAGAAATGGCGTGGCAAGCGATTGTTTCGTCGCCGGAAGTGGCGAAAGAGAACAAGCATCAGATAGTGGAGACTGAGCATTTGTTGAAGGCACTCTTGGAGCAGAAGAATGGTCTTGCTCGTCGGATTTTCTCCAAGGCCGGGGTCGACAATACCCGGCTTCTCGAGGCCACTGATAAGTATATTCAACGACAACCAAAG GTTCTTGGTGAATCTTCGGGGTCAGTGTTGGGACGTGATTTGGAAGCCTTGATTCAGCGAGCCAGGGATTACAAGAAAGAGTATGGGGACTCATTTGTGTCTGTGGAGCATTTGGTTCTTGGTTTCGCCCAAGATCAACGATTCGGGAAGCAATTATTTAGGGATTTTCAATTAACCAAGGAAAGCTTGAAATCTGCTATAGAATCCATAAGGGGACGTCAATCAGTTATTGACCAAG ATCCTGAAGGGAAATATGAAGCACTTGAAAGGTACGGAAAAGATTTAACAGCTATGGCAAAGGCAGGAAAGCTTGACCCCGTGATAGGAAGAGATGATGAAATTCGCAGGTGCATCCAGATTCTCTCCAGAAGAACAAAGAACAATCCGGTGCTGATTGGTGAACCAGGTGTTGGAAAAACTGCAATTTCCGAAGG GCTTGCTCAAAGAATTGTGCAAGGGGACGTCCCACAAGCTCTGATGAATCGTAAG TTGATATCCCTTGACATGGGATCGCTGATTGCTGGGGCAAAATATCGGGGAGAATTTGAGGACAGGCTGAAGGCAGTACTCAGGGAAGTAACAGAATCAGAGGGCCAGATAATCCTTTTTATTGATGAGATCCACACAGTTGTTGGGGCAG GTGCTACAAACGGTGCAATGGATGCTGGTAATCTCTTAAAACCCATGCTTGGTCGAGGAGAGTTGCGGTGTATAGGTGCGACGACGCTGGATGAGTATCGCAAATATATTGAGAAAGATCCGGCATTGGAGCGTCGGTTCCAGCAAGTTTATGTTGATCAACCTACAGTAGAAGATACCATTTCAATACTCCGGGGACTGCGTGAGAGATACGAGTTGCATCATGGAGTCCGAATTTCTGATGGTGCACTGGTGGAAGCTGCAATTCTCTCAGACCGCTACATCAGTGGGCGATTTTTACCTGATAAAG CAATTGACTTGGTTGATGAAGCTGCTGCTAAATTGAAAATGGAGATTACGTCAAAGCCCACGGCCCTAGATGAGATCAATCGTTCAGTGTTGAAACTTGAAATGGAGAGATTGTCCCTTACAAATGATACGGACAAAGCTTCAAAAGAGAGATTGAACCGCCTTGAGGCTGAGTTATCTctcttaaaagaaaaacaatccGAGTTGGCTGAGCAGTGGGAGCATGAAAAATCTGTCATGACTCGCATTCAGTCAATCAAGGAAGAG ATTGACAGAGTAAATCTTGAGATCCAGCAAGCCGAACGAGAGTATGATCTCAACCGTGCTGCTGAGTTGAAGTACGGGAGTCTGAATTCTTTGCAGCGACAACTCGGTGGTGCAGAAAAAGAGCTTGATGAGTATATGAGGTCTGGGAAGTCCATGCTGAGAGAGGAAGTTACTGGAAGTGATATTGCTGAAATAGTAAGTAAGTGGACCGGTATTCCTGTTTCCAAGCTTCAACAATCGGAGAGGGAGAAGCTCTTACATTTGGAGGATGAGCTGCATAAACGTGTTGTAGGTCAGGATCCTGCAGTGAGATCAGTCGCTGAAGCTATTCAGCGGTCTCGGGCAGGTCTCTCGGATCCTCATCGCCCTATTGCTAGTTTCATGTTCATGGGTCCCACTGGTGTTGGGAAGACAGAACTAGCTAAGGCCCTTGCCTCCTACATGTTCAACACAGAAGAAGCACTCGTAAGAATCGATATGAGCGAGTACATGGAAAAGCATGCTGTTTCGAGATTGATAGGAGCTCCACCTGGTTATGTGGGGTATGAAGAGGGAGGACAGCTGACAGAGGTGGTTCGCCGGAGACCGTATTCAGTTATTTTGTTCGATGAGATAGAGAAGGCACATTCTGATGTGTTCAACGTGTTCCTTCAAATTTTAGACGATGGGAGAATAACCGACTCACAGGGTCGCACTGTGAGTTTCACCAACACTGTCATCATCATGACCTCAAATGTGGGCTCACAGTACATACTAAACGCTGATGATGACAGCACTCCAAGGGAGTTGGCTTACGAAACTATAAAGCAGCGGGTAATGGAGGCTGCAAGATCAATATTCCGTCCTGAGTTCATGAACCGGGTTGATGAGTACATAGTTTTCCAGCCCTTGGACCGCGATCAGATAAGCCGTATTGTCAAGTTACAG TTGGACCGAGTGCAAAAGAGAATTGCAGACCGGAAGATGAAGCTCAAGGTGAGCGATGCAGCTCTCCAGCTTCTCGGAAGTCTTGGGTATGATCCAAACTACGGTGCTAGGCCGGTGAAGCGGGTGATACAGCAATATGTCGAAAACGAGCTTGCCAAGGGCATATTGAGAGGAGAGTTTAGGGAGGAAGACACTGTTTTTATCGACACAGAGGTCACGGCATTTTCCAATGGCCAGCTCCCCCAGCAAAAGCTAGTGTTCAGGACGTTAGAAACGGACTCAGAATCTCCGGCTACAGAGAACCAAGAAGCTTTGTCGGAGACTCGATAG